GCATTGAGCCCAGGAAAAACAGACTGCTTGTCCAGCATCAGCAGCCCGCCCACTATCAGCATGATCCCAGTCAGCTGAAGCAAGTGACATCCGCGTCGATGGCTGTACACCGGCAGAAAAGCAAATAAAGCGCCTACCAACAACTCACTGAAACGTAAACGCAGTAAAAAATAAACCGAATCTCCTGCATGCGTAGACAGCAAATAATACTGGCTATAGGCAAACCCCAGCGCCACCCCGCACGTCACAAACACAGTCAGAGACAGATCCAGGGTATCCTTGCCACGTCTGGAAAAGAACCTGAAAGCCAGCAAGAACACAAGAGGCCAGATAAAATAAAACTGCTCTTCTATGGAAAGCGACCAAATATGCAATAACGGCTTTTCATCGGAAGCAATATCAAAATAGCCACCGTCTTTGGAAAAAAACTGATTCGCCAAAAAAGCAGAAGAATAAAGAACAGAACTAAAAAGCCGATCAAAATCTTCTGGAAGAAGAAGAAAAAATCCAGCCAATAAAGAAAACAGCAAAACAATATAGAGCGGTGGCAGTATTCTTCTAATTCTTCTTTTGTAAAAATCAAAGAAAGAAAACCGCCCCTGCATGACTTCATTTTTTATGATGTGACTAATCAGAAACCCTGAAATCACAAAAAAAACGTCCACCCCGATAAAACCACCGGGCAGCCAATCGGAATTCAGGTGAAAAATCAGGACTGATAGCACAGCCAGGGCGCGTAGACCATCGATGTCACTTCTATATTTCATCATCTTATTTTTACGACCAAGAACGCATCAGTCCTGTATAAAATCCATCAGACCACTGTTATAGTGCGTACCCAGGCAGCGGTCTGCCAAGACACTTCCTGCCGCAAACCAGCCTCGGCATCCTGTCCACAGGGTTCCACATCGGACACCCAGACTGTCACTTCAATACAACAGACATAGTGACAAAAACCACCCAGACACGCACTTACAACCAGCAACAAATACTATCATTGCAGTTCGGCTTTACTTGCTAAGTTTCTCTGATAAGTTAGCGCCAAACGTCCGCCTAACGCAGATGGGACACCATTATTGCTCAAGCACTCCCACACTGGGTCATTCACTCGGTTAGTCCCCCTCACACGCCCTGACTGTACCGGCCAACTTGTAACACATTGGGTTTTTTATTTGATATGCCTGACCAAGGAGCCGGTATTACTGTTTTATAAGGCCCCTACTTCAGAAAAAAGCTCGTTAAAAAATTTCGAAAATAAACGTTTTAAACCCATTGAGATTAGAATTGAAGGTTGAGATCTTCAGTTCAGCGAAACGTTGACTATCATCCGGAGAATGCGTGAACACTGTTAGCCAGAACCCTGAAGCCAATACAAGAAACATTAGTCTGAGCGATCTAATTAGGCTGTTTTGGAAATCAAAAAAAATAATTCTAGCAGTCACTCTGCTGTGCACCTGTCTTTCCATTGGCTATTTGGTGTTGGTACAACCCACCTACCAAGCCACCACGCGAGTGCTGCCTCCTCAGGCAAGCGATTTGGCCGAGTACGTCGAGAGCGTGAATACGATAGACACGGGCATTTCCGAGAAAGACACTCCACGTCCACTGGACTCCGCGCATGTTTACGGGATTTTCTACACCAACCTCAAATCAGACTCGATCAAAAATAAATTTTTGACGCAATACTACCTTCCTTATTTTGCGCCCAAAGATGAAGTCGAGACCGAGCAGGTTGCAAAGCGTCTGGACAAATCCTTGAGTATTACAGGCTCTACGGCAGAGGGTGGCGGCCTGAACGTTTCCATTAAAGCGAAAGATCCAAAACTGGCGGCTCAGTGGGCCAATGACTATACACAACTTGCCGTACAGGCTACTCATGCCGAGCTGCTCAAGAACCTGCAAAGTGAGATCAGCGCAAAAAAACAAAGCACCGAAAACCGGATAGCAACGCTACGTCAGCTGGAGCAGGACCTTCAGAACCTGAAAATAGGGCGCCTTCAGGACGCCTTGACCGTGGCCAAAGCCATGGAACTGGAAGCGCCGATGCCAGGCACAACTGTCATCACGCTGGACAACAGCCCCGGCAATGAAAACAGCTTTATGCGGGGGACACGATCGTTACAGGCCGAGATAGACGTGCTTAGCAAGCGCAAGGATCAGGACGCCTACATTGCTGGCTTGCCCAAACTGCTGACTCAGCAGGCCTTGCTGCAGACCCTCAACAGCAATCCCGAGTTCTCGGTAGCCCGCATCGATATGGCTGCACAGCCACCGTATGAGCCCATCAAGCCAATCAAACCCTTGGTCTTGCTGATAGGGATTATTTTCGGTCTATTCCTGGGGATGTTTGTTGTACTGATTGTCAGCACAATCAGAAATGATTGAAAGCTGCTGTTTGCCACCGCGCTCGCACGTAGCCTTTCACTACCATATACGACCGTAGGATATGAATACCTTACCTAGCCGCCGCTTTCAGAAAAAACACGAGCAAATCCTGCTCTCTTCGCCATTCCTGCTGTTTGTAGGCTGGCTGGTTTCCGTTGCCCTGCCCACTGCCCTGCATTGGGGCTTGAACGGCTTGCTGACACCCGATCTGGGCCAGAAAACGGCCTTGATCGTGGCCTCCATCGCCTTTGTCATTTGCCACTTTGTGGTTCGCAAGATCAACACGTCCTATCCGGGCGGACAGTCGAGCATGTTCATTGCACCGCAAGTCATCACCATTTACGTGCTGGTTGCGCTGGTCTCCCTGCTCTTAACGCTGAACCTGTCTCGCTTTATCCTGCTCACGAGCGGTGCCTGTGCCTTGCTCTGGTTTTACCTGGAGCATTTCAGCACGCAAAAATATCGCCGCTTAAAGCTGGCGATTATCAAAGGGGGGATGAGCGATCATTTGTTTGAGCTGGACAATGTTGACGCTCGAGAGCTGACAACACTGGATTTGCAGAACGTTCGATATGATGCGGTGGTGGCGGACTTCAACGACCTGAGCAAAGACGATGAACGTTTTCTGACGCAATGCGCGCTCAAGCGCATTCCTGTCTATGACGCCAGTCTGGTTTATGAGTCGCTTTCAGGGCGTGTGCGAATCAACCGCATGTCCGAGAACAACCTCGGAGCCTTGCTGCCCACCAAAGTCTACGAGACCACCAAACTGCTGATGGACCTGGGAATCGTCCTGCTGTCCTTACCGATCGTGCTGCCCATTGGTCTGATCACTGCCTTGCTGATCAAACTGGAAAGCCCTGGACCAGTTATTTATACCCAGCAACGCATTGGGCTGGGTAACAAGGAATTTACCATTTATAAATTCCGCAGCATGCGCTTTGATCGCGAGCAGCCCGAGCAGTTTGCGGGCGAGGACGACCCACGCATCACGCGTGTTGGCAAAATCATCCGCAAGCTGCGTATTGACGAGCTTCCGCAGTTTCTTAATATCATCAAGGGCGAAATGAGCCTGATCGGCCCGCGCCCCGAACAGCCCAACTTTGTCAGGGCGTTCGACGAGCAGATTCCGTTTTACAACTACCGCCATGTGGTCAAGCCAGGAATTACGGGCTGGGCGCAAGTGCGGCAAGGTTATACGGATGATGCAGACGCCACCCGCATCAAGATCGAGCATGACTTCTATTACATCAAGAACTGCTCGACCTATCTGGATCTGCACATTGTCTTTCTGACCATCAAAACCATGCTCACCGGTTTTGGCGCTCGTTAAGGAAAACCAAAGAAAATCAACTCAAATAAAAGAAAGACTACAAGCACTAAGTCGAGCGCACTTCCTCGATAATCTTACGAAGGCGCTCAATCACTCATCCTGTTTTTTCAATAGATCAAGAGAGCAAACAAGAATTAAAGAAAACCACAAAAACGGCCAAACATAAGCCTTTGAAATTAAAGAAGAAAAAAATGCATAAACGAACATCAAAACCGGAAAATGAAAATACACATTAGATCGAAAAAATTTTAAATTACAAAATATATAAATAAAAACCAACACAATTATAAATAAAAAAATTAAAAAATAAGCAATTCCGTATGCAGCCCAATATGAAAGCAAGTTGTGTATATATCCACCAGAATCCCCATCCCTCAATATCTCATACCCATAACTACCAAAAATAAAATTGTTAGATATTACCTCCATTCCCTCTTTAAAATAATTAAGCCTCCCAACAAAAGAAGGATCGGACCAAGGGTCTGTCAACAAAACCAAAAACCTACTATTTGAGGACGAACCAAAAATCGCCATAACAAACAAAAAACAGACACCAAGAATAGAGGAAAAAAGAAATAAAATATTTCTTTTAACAAAAATCTCAA
This genomic interval from Alcaligenes ammonioxydans contains the following:
- a CDS encoding LPS O-antigen chain length determinant protein WzzB, translating into MNTVSQNPEANTRNISLSDLIRLFWKSKKIILAVTLLCTCLSIGYLVLVQPTYQATTRVLPPQASDLAEYVESVNTIDTGISEKDTPRPLDSAHVYGIFYTNLKSDSIKNKFLTQYYLPYFAPKDEVETEQVAKRLDKSLSITGSTAEGGGLNVSIKAKDPKLAAQWANDYTQLAVQATHAELLKNLQSEISAKKQSTENRIATLRQLEQDLQNLKIGRLQDALTVAKAMELEAPMPGTTVITLDNSPGNENSFMRGTRSLQAEIDVLSKRKDQDAYIAGLPKLLTQQALLQTLNSNPEFSVARIDMAAQPPYEPIKPIKPLVLLIGIIFGLFLGMFVVLIVSTIRND
- a CDS encoding sugar transferase; this translates as MNTLPSRRFQKKHEQILLSSPFLLFVGWLVSVALPTALHWGLNGLLTPDLGQKTALIVASIAFVICHFVVRKINTSYPGGQSSMFIAPQVITIYVLVALVSLLLTLNLSRFILLTSGACALLWFYLEHFSTQKYRRLKLAIIKGGMSDHLFELDNVDARELTTLDLQNVRYDAVVADFNDLSKDDERFLTQCALKRIPVYDASLVYESLSGRVRINRMSENNLGALLPTKVYETTKLLMDLGIVLLSLPIVLPIGLITALLIKLESPGPVIYTQQRIGLGNKEFTIYKFRSMRFDREQPEQFAGEDDPRITRVGKIIRKLRIDELPQFLNIIKGEMSLIGPRPEQPNFVRAFDEQIPFYNYRHVVKPGITGWAQVRQGYTDDADATRIKIEHDFYYIKNCSTYLDLHIVFLTIKTMLTGFGAR